CATTCACTGCGGTTCATGGTCTGTTAGGCACTTGATTGCCTGGAGTTAAGTCATTCATGGATTTTTTTGGCCCGCACCTGCTCGCCTACTTCATTGCCACGCTGCACTTTCTCGGGACTCTGGCCGCGATCCACGCGGTGCTGACGGTCAGGACTGCCCAAGGCTCGATTGCCTGGGCGTTGTCGCTGATGTTCATGCCGTACCTGACGCTGATTCCCTACCTGATTTTCGGCCGCAGTACCTTCGACGCGTACATCCAGGCGCGGCGCCAGGCCAATCAGGAAATGCACACCGCCATCACCGAGCTGAACTGGCGCCCCTGGGTCGAAGAGGCCCTGGCCGCGCGCAACTCCAGCGCCTATGCCTCGCTGCGCGCCATGCCCAAACTGGGGCGCATGCCGTGCCTGGCCAACAATCAAGTGCGCTTGTTGATCAATGGCGACGCCACCTTCAGCGCGATCTTCGAGGCGATTCGCAACGCCAAAACGGCGGTGCTGTTCCAGTTTTTCATCATTCATGACGACGAGCTCGGGAGGCAGTTGCACGCCTTGCTGAAGGAAAAAGCTGCCGAAGGCGTAGACATTCACGTGCTCTACGACCGCATCGGCAGCCACGCCCTGCCCCATCGCTACGTGCAATCGCTGCGTGACGCCGGGGTCAAAGTCAAAGCGTTCGCCACCCGCAGCGGCTGGCTCAATCGGTTCCAGGTCAACTTCCGCAACCACCGCAAAATCGTGGTGGTGGACGGCATAACCGGGTTTGTCGGCGGGCATAACGTCGGCGATGAATACCTGGGCAAAAAACCACCGCTGGCGCCGTGGCGCGATACCCACGTGCAAGTCACCGGCCCGGTGGTGGCGTGCCTGCAGGAATCGTTTGCCGAAGATTGGTTCTGGGCTGCGCGCGAGCTGCCGCCGCTGATCCTGCCGGACGCTTACCCCGAAGACGGCGTGCTCTGCCAATTGCTCGCCAGCGGCCCGGCCGACCCGTACGAAACCTGCTCGCTGTTTTTCGTCGAGGCCATCCACGCGGCGACCGAGCGCGTGTGGATCACCAGCCCATATTTCGTGCCCGATGAGGCGGTGTTCTCCGCCCTGCGCCTGGCGGTTCTGCGTGGCGTAGATGTACGCCTGCTGCTGCCGTCACGGCCCGACCACCGCATTGTGTATGCCGCCTCCAGCCTCTACGCCATCGAAGCGGTGCGCGCCGGGGTGCGGGTGTTCCGCTATAAACCAGGCTTCCTGCATCAGAAAGTGGTGCTGGTCGACAGCGAAATCAGCGCCATCGGCAGTGCGAACATGGACAACCGTTCGTTCCGGCTGAATTTTGAAGTGATGTTGCTGACGGTGGATGAAGCGTTCGCCAGCGAAGTGGAGCAGATGCTGCTGGACGACTTTGCGTTGGCCCATGAAGTCAGCCAGGAAGAAAGCCGCGAGACGCGTCGCCTGCAACAGTTGGGCATGCGGGTTGCGCGGCTTATTTCACCCATCCTCTAACAAACAACACAGAAGCAAATGTGGGAGCTGGCTTGCCTGCGATAGCGGTGCGTCAGTGACCCATAAGGTCCTGATACACCGCCATCGCAGGCAAGCCAGCTCCCACAGTTTTTGATCCCCAGTGTGTTTTGAAGATCAGCGGTAGATATCTTCCCGCGTCCACGGCAGTTCATGACTGCCATCGGCATGCGGTTTCACCGCCAATATCTGGTGCAGGTTGATCCAGCCCCGCGCAAACGCATACGCGCAACCAGCCAGGTACAGCCGCCAGATGCGCAACGCTTGCTCCGGCACCATCTTCGCCGCCGCTTCCAGGTTGTCTTCCAGGCGTTCGCTCCAATGGTCCAGCGTGCGCGCGTAGTGCAGGCGCAGGTTTTCGACGTCGACCACTTCCAGCCCGACCTCACTGATTTCCGCGGTCATCATCGCCAGGTGCGGCAGCTCGCCATTGGGGAACACATACCGCTCGATAAAATCCCCGGCGCCACGGCCCACGGGGCGGCCGTCGGTGTGCTTGGCGGTAATGCCGTGGTTCATCACCAGGCCGCCTTCACGCACCGCGCCAAACAGGGTTTTGCAGTACTGCGCCAGGTTGGCGTGGCCGACGTGTTCAAACATGCCCACGCTCACCACTTTGTCGAAACGGCCGTCTTGAGGCAGGTCGCGGTAGTCGAGCAGTTGCAGGTCCACCTGGCCTTCCAGGCCCTCGGCTTTGACCCGTTCGCGGGCCAGCGCGAGCTGCTCTTTGCTCAGGGTGATACCAAACACCTTGACCCCGAACTCACGCGCGGCAAAACGCGCCAGCCCGCCCCAACCACAGCCAACGTCGAGCAAATACTCACCCGGCTGCAAACGCAACTTGCGGCACAGGTGGCGGAATTTGTCTTGTTGAGCTTGGTCGATGGATTCGCTGCCGGTTTCGAAATAACCGCAGGAGTACGCCATGTCCTGGTCCAGCCATAGCTGGTAGAACTCGTTGGACAGGTCGTAATGGTAGGAAATGGCGGCTGCGTCAGTAGCCTTGTCGTGGATCGAGCGCACCGGACGACTCCCCTCGTCGTCATCGATCAAGGCGTGACTCAGCTCGTCACACACCCGGATCACTTCGGTGATGGAGCCTTCCAGCTCCAATTTGCCCTCGACGAAGGCTTCGTCCAATGAGTCGAGCGTTGGATGGGTCAGGCTGGAGACGACCGTGGGGTCCTTCACCACAATGGTCACACTGGGCTCGGGGCCCAAGTTGAATTCATGGCCGTCCCAGAGTCGAAGACGCAGCGGTAGCTTGAGATTCTGTAAGGCCGGTGGAAGTTGCGCGAGCATGAGTAATCCCCCCTTGTTTCAGACGTCTGGAGTGAGGGTAGACCATCCGAAGACAAAGTAGGAGGCTATCGATTTGATAGCGCTGATCTATGGGGCTCGAAACTCGAGCAAACCGTCTTGGATCCACTGTTTCAGCCACGTAACCGCTTGCAGCGGTGCACCCTCTCCAGTAGTGACTGCCAACTCTGCGCACAGTTCTGAAAAGTTCCAGCCGGTGGTGACCATGCCTGCCAGCGCGCAGGCTTCATCAGGCTCCAGGCTGCGGTAATGGCAGACATTCTGGTGACGCCACACCAGGCAAATCTGCGCCAGTTCCAGTGCGTGGCTGTGGGGGAAGTCCGACTCATCCTTGCTCGCGCGCCAGATCGCCACGCTGTTGAAATGGCAAAGCACCTGCTGCACCGACGGCGCCAGGCTCACCTGCAACCCCGGCCAGTCTTCAGGCGCCAGTTGCGCCATGTCATTGAGGCTCAAAGGCTCACCCTGCGGCGCATCGAAGGCGAGGGTAAACGCCCACTCCAATCGCGCCAGCTCGGCCAGCGGCGCGCTCTGCTCCGCCACCAGATGCTCAACGAGAAATGCCGGGAACCGCTCGCCCAACCAACGCAGGCTGTAATGGGCCGACGGGTATCGCCGTACGTAGGCGTCTGTCAGTAACGCGAATTCGTCGTCACCCAACCAATACCAGATGGCGCTGAAGTCATGGCGCAATACTTCCTGCAGCCGCGAGACATAGGCGTTGTGATAAATCGCCAGGCCCGTGTCCACGTCCAGGGTCGGCCCGCCCAGCAAGGTGGCGGCAAAGCCACTGTTGGCCACCGAGCTTTCGGACAATAGATGCTGTTCAAAGGCCAGCTGCCAATCGATCAGGCGCATAACGCTCTCCTGGCCAACGCGCTGGCGCCCAGCTCACGGGCCTTGCTCAACTCGGTGAGCAACTCTTCGAACGGCGGGAAATGATCATCACGTTCCAACAGCGTCGACACCGGCCCCAACAGCTCCAGCGTCTGTTGATAAAGCGCCCACACCGGGTCACATACCGGGTGGTCATGGGTGTCGACCACGTAGTCGCCGTAATCCATATGCCCGGCCAGGTGCAGTTGGCGGATGCTTTCGGGCGGCAGATTGCGGATAAACGTCCAGGCGTCGAACCCGTGGTTACGCGAGCTGACATACACGTTGTTAACGTCCAGCAACAGCTGGCACCCGGTGAGGTGGGCCAGGGCGTTGAGAAATTCCCACTCGGTGAATTCGTCGGCCTTGGAGCGCACATAACTGGAGACGTTTTCCAGCACCAGCGGGCGCTGCAATACGTCCTGCACTTGGCGTACGCGGCCGGCCACGTGGTAAAGGCTTTCTTCGGTGTAAGGCAGCGGCAGCAAGTCGTGCAGCTGGTGTGCGTTGCCGCGGCTCCAGCACAGATGATCGGAAATCCACGCGGGCTGAATGCGCTCGGCGAGCTGTTTGATGTGTTTCAGGTAATCGGTATCGAGGGCATGCGGCCCACCGATGGACAGGGACACACCGTGCATCACCAAGGGATAGCGCTCGGCTATCGCGTCCAGGTAATACAAGGCTTTACCGCCCTGGACCAGATAATTCTCGGAGATCACTTCGAACCAATCCACGGCCGGCGATTGTTCAAGGATCTGCTGGTAGTACTCACTGCGTAAACCCAGGCCGTAACCCAGACTTGGAAGGGACGCGGACATGACTCACTCCAGGGCAAAGTGTCCGCAGCGGTGGGGGGCTTCCGCTGCGGGTGCACTCGGTTGCCGGTTATTCGCCGACGGTGCCGCCAGCCTTCATGCAGGCATCAGCCGAAGGCTTGGCGAGGAAGCCCTGGCCTTTGCAAGAACCCTGGCCTTTGCACGCATGGTCCTTGGTTTTGCAATCGTTCTGGCCTTTGCAGGCGTTGATGCCGTAGCAGTGCACGGCCGTGTCAGCGGCTTGAGCCTGAGTGACAACACCAGCAAACATGGTAGCGGCGGCCATTGCGAGAGCGGCACCAGCAGCAGCGGATTTGATGTTCATCGTGTATTCCTCATGATCGGTAGTGGAGTCGGTCTGAACGGATTGTTCAGTCTCGACATACCACTAGAGTGAGGTCCCTTATCGGCGTTACAGCTGTGTGCAAATATTTCTGAAAATTATTCTTCGAGCTTCAAAAGCGGCTCCTGAAAGCGCAGCAAACGCCCGGCGTTGCCCAGTACCAGCAAGGTGCTGAGGTTATGCAACACCGCCGCAATCATCGCGCCAGCCGCGCCCAGCCAGCCAAATGCGGCGAACACCACGATGGCCAGCGTCCAGCCCAAGCCGATGATCACGTTGACCTGCAACGTGCGTCGGCACTGGCGGCTCAAGCGCACACAGGTGCCCAGGCGGCGCAGGTCGCTGCCGATCAACACCACGTCCGCAGACGCGAGTGCGATGTCCGCCCCGCCCGCGCCCATCGCCACGCCCACCACGCCCGCCTTGAGCGCCAGCGAGTCGTTGATGCCATCGCCCACCACCATCGGCCGGAAACCACTGCCGATTTCCCCCAGCACACGGTTGAGTTTGTCTTCCGGTAAGGCCTGGGCTTCGACATCGCTGATGCCCACGTCCAATGCCAGGCTGTCGGCAACGCTTTGGCGGTCGCCGGTCAACAGCAACTGGCGACCCAGGCCCAGGTCACGTAGCTCTTGGAGTGCCTGGCGTGCCTCAGGCTTGACGCTGTCGGCGAGCAACAGCCAGGCGAGGAATTGCCCGTTCAATGCCAGACCGGCAATCGGACCATCGTGGTTCGGCACCTCAGTGGTCACGATGCCCAATTGCTCGAACAACTCCGGGCGCCCCAAGGCCGCTTCGCCCTGCTCGGTCCGCGCTACAACACCCAGGCCCTGGCGTTCGCGAATATCCGTGAGCACCAGCATCTGTTCCTGCGTCGCCAAGCCCGCCAACGCGCGGCTGACCGGGTGGCTGCTGGCCGAGCCAAGGCTGGCCGCCAGGTTCAGCAACACCTGCCGATCGGGTGCTGTGGTCTCGATGGACTGCAGACGCAACGTGCCAAAGGTCAACGTACCGGTCTTGTCGACCACCAACGAAGTCAGGTCGGCCAGTTCCTCAAGAAACGCCGAGCTGCGAATCAAGATCCCGTGCCGCGCCGCCACCGCAATCCCGGCAATCGCCGTGGCCGGTGCCGACAGCACCAACGCACACGGGCACGCCGCCACCAGCACGGCCAACATCGCCTGGGCGTCATTGGTCACAAACCAGGTCACCGCCGCCAGCAACAACACCAGCACCATATAGCTGCCGGCATAACGCTCCAGCAGCCGCGTGATCGGCGGCTTGGAACGCTCGGCGTTCTGCATCAGCGCGATGACTTTGCCCAAGGTCGATTCATGACCCGTGCGCGTCACTTCAAGGCGCAGCAAGCCATCCAGGTTGATCGCGCCACCAAACACCTGCACGCCGACGCTGGCCTCCAACGGCACCGACTCGCCAGTGATCGGCGCCGTGTCCAGGCTCGCCTGGCCCGACAGCACCACGCCATCGGCGGGCACGCGGTCACCGGCGCGCACTTCGACGATATCGCCGGTGTTCAGCGTGCCGTTATCCACTTCAACAATGCTGCCGTCAGCCTGCACCAGCCGCGCATGGCTGCGGGTGAGTTTGCCCAAAGCATGAATCGCTTCCTGGGAACCAATCACGCTGCGCTCTTCCAGCACGTGGCCGAAAATCATGATGATCGGCAGCAACGCAGCGGTCATCAGATCGCCCGTAGCCCACGCGCCAATCATCGCCAGGGCGATCAATTGGTCGGTGATGCCATGCAGGCTCGGGTAACGCAGGCTGTACCAGGCCGAGCGCATCACCGGCACGGCGACCAGCAAGGACGCGACGCCGAGCAGCAGTTGGCTCACGCCGTTCTGGTCCGGCGCCAGCCAGCGCCACACCAGGCCCAATACCAGTAAGCCCAGGGCCAACATGGCCAAGGTCAATTGCCGGGCAGCACTGCGCTGTTCGGCGGAAGTCAGCATAGGCGCGCTCATTGTTCGGCTCCCTGGATGATCAAGCGGGAGTCGTCTTTAGGATCGACCGTGGTCACGGAGCCGGCCTGGCCGAGAATCTTCGGCATCCGCTCGCGGTACAGACGCAGCAACAAACCTGGGTCTTTGACTTGGGCCAGGCTGGCGACAGTGGCGGTTTGCGCCTGGGCATTGGCCAGGCGTTCGCTGGCCTGGGCGTGGGCGACTTGCACCAGCCGGTCAGCCTCTTGGTTGGCGGTCTGGGTGAGTTTTTCTGCGTCGGTACGCGCATTCGCCACGGCTTTATCGGCTTGCTGACTGGCGGTCAGCACGGCATTGAACGCATTCACCGCCGGGCCCGGCAGGCTCGACTGCACATCGACACGCGTCACTTCGATGCCCAGCCCCAAACCGGTGGAGGCCAATTCCGTCAGGCGCTTGTTGATGCCTTGCACCAAGTCGCCACGCAACCGCTCACGACGCTCGGCGGCGCCGTTGTCGCTGCCGATCAATTCGGGGCGCGCCACCAGAATCGTGTCCAGGTCGCGCGCGGCCGTCAGCGCCACCGCGCTGCGCGTCACCAAGCGATCCAGCGCCGGCAGCACGTGTTCGCCTTGCAACACATACGCGTAGGGCTCGGTGACCTTATAGAACACCCGCACATCCAACTGCACCACGCCGGCATCGCCGGTCAGCAGGTAACCGGAACCCGCCAGAGCATCGCTCAATGGCGTGGCAAAACTGGCCACGCGGTCGGCCTGGATCGCCGTGTCGGAGCGCAACAGGTTCTCCACCCGACGCTCTATCACTCGGTCGGCGGCCGGCAACAACACCACCTGCTCGAACGGCTGCGGCCACGCCAATAACAGCCCGGCGTTCTGAATGCGGTCGAGGGCGCCGAAGTGCAGCACCACGGCACGGTTCTGCGGGTCGATCTGGCGCACGTTGGAAAATGCCCAGGCCAACGCCGCCAACACGGTCACCGCGTACAGCGCCAGGAAGGTCAGGCGCCCGGCCTGAATCCACGGGCTGTCCGGGCTGTCACGCATCGTCATGGTTGAACATCCTTCGGCCCGTCCACCAGCGCACGAAACGGCGCGGCGTCGGTGCGCAGGATGATTTTGGTGCCCGGCGTCACCACCGTGCCCAAGGTGTCCAGCGAGCGCAGCAAGTTGTACAGCTGCGGATTACCGGCGTAGGCGCGGCCATAAATCTGCGCCGCTTCAACCCGCGACTGCGCTTCGATATCGGCGGCTTTCACCGTGGCGTCGGCCTGCACGATGCGCGCATCGCGTTCGGCGGCCGAGCGAATCTGCGCCGCTTCACGCTTGCCCACGGCGGTGCGTTCGGTGGCGATGGTTTCGCGCTCGGCGCGCATGCGGTCGACGGTGGCCGTGAGGGTTACCGACGGCAAGGTCAGGCGCTCGACACCGACTTGCGCCACGCGCACGCCATAAGTGGTGAGCAATTGTTGATCAATCTGCTGGCGCAACTGCGCCTCGAAATCGGCGATGCGCACTTGGCTGGCGTCGGTGTTGATCAAACTGGACAGGTCAAAGCTGGCCGCGGTGGTTTCCAGCGCCGAGCCGACGAAGGTGCGAATTTGCCGCGCCGCTTCATCCGGCTGGTTCTGCACCGCACGCATAAAGCGCTGCACATTGTCGGCATCGCCCTGCACCTGCCACGCCACATAGGCCTGCACGATAATCCGCAGGCCATCGCGGGTGCCCACATCCTGCAAACCGCTGGAGGTGGTGCGCAGGCGCAGGTCCACCGGAATCGCCGCTTCGAACGGTGCCGGCCAGCGCCAGCCCAGGCCGGGCTCCAACAGCACCCGCGATGGGTTGCCGAACCGCGTAATCACCGTGGCTTCGCCGGAACGCACCTGCACCAGGCTGGCAGCCGCCACGGCAAACAGCACCAGCAACACCGCCCAGGCCATGCGCCGCCAAGGAAATGGGCCAGCGGCTTGTTCATCACCGTGATGGTGATGGTGGTGGCCGTGAGGGTGGTGATGACCGTGATCGTGAGAATGAGCGCTCAACAGACAGACTCCTTATTGAACGGCTTTACGCGGCGCCATCGGGTCGGCCGGCAAAGTAAAAGAACGCAGATCGATCGTCGGCGCGCCATCGGCGCCCAGGCGGTGATCCAGAATAAGCAGCTTGGCGTGGGCCAGGCCTTGGCTGAGTTGACCGAGGTACTGTTCCAGCACGAAGGCCTGGCCTGCAGCGGCGTAGGCTTTTTGTTCGGCGCTGAACCTCAGGTCGGCCGCCTGGGCACCGGCCTGCACTTCACGCGCAGTGGCCAAGGCCTGGTCGCGGGCGGTGCTGGCTTGCAGCAAGGCCAGGTTGGTCTGTTCGCTGGCGGCGCCGCGCTCGCGGGAGATCAGCGCCTGGGCCCCAATCTGCGCCGCCTGCACCGCGTGGTAGGCATTGGCGGCGCCGGCCGGTGGATGAATCGCTTCCACCACCGTGGCCAGAATTTCCACGCCACTGTCGAGTTTTTGCAGGTCCGCCTGCACCGAACGGCCGATTTCGTCGGCCAGCTGGGTGCGTTGCTCGCCGAGCAATTCATCCAGCGTGCGCGAGGCAAAGTCGTGAACCAGAATGCGGCTGGCGGTGCTGCGGATCAGGGTCGGCACATCGGCGCTGTTATAGGTGGCGGCAAGCGCGGCCTTATCCGTCAGGCCGATGCGGTAGACAAAGCGCACGTCCATATTGACGATCTGGAAGCTCTGTTTGTCGCCACTGCTGCTGGCAATCACCTGGGCCTTGTCATTCACATGGCTGGCGTCCCACAAGCGGTTGGCAATCGTCGGCGCCGGGCCTTCAGCAGAAGCCAGCTCCGGTGCGGCAGCTTCGCTGACGCTGGTGGCCAGTTCATGCACCACACCGTTTTCCACGTTGATGACGCGGCCCAACGGCCAGGGCAACCCGGCATGCAAGCCAGGGCCGAACACTTCCACCGGTTTGCCGAAGCGCTCATAAATCCCACGGCCTTGCAGGGGCACTTCGTGCACGCCGGTCAGCGCCCAGCCGACCGCCAGCACCACCAGCAGCACCGGCAAGAACGCTCGACGCATGTAGGTAAAGGCCCAGATCTGGCGCAGGTCGATGCCAAAGCGGTTGTGCAACTCGTGCTGCAACGCCAGCAACGGCTGGGGCGGCCAGCGCAACAGCCCGGCCATAAAGCTCTGCGCCATCAAACGCGGTTCGAGGCGTGGCTGGCGAGGGCTGAACAGCGAAAGGAGCGCCCGCAGCAAAAACTCCACTGCGACCAGCCCCGGCAGCAGGCCGATCAATACGGCCAGGCGCAATGGCCACACCGACTCCCCACCGGCAAACAGCAGGCAAATCGCGCTGACCACCAGGCAGGCAATCGCCACCCGACTCAACTGCGCCAGCTGCGCGGCTTCCGGCCATTGGGCCGCCGTTTCCTGCGCCAGGCGGCGTTCGAACACCAGTAAACCAAAGGCCAACGCCAACCCAAGCGCAGCGCCGATACTCGCCGACTGCCCCACCGGCGCGGCGGGCAACGCCAGGTTCCAGAACTCGATGATGCTGACCAACGCCAGCAACGACCAGCCACTCAGCCACAGCACCGGCGCGCCAACCTGCGCAAGCAGGCCGCTACCGAAACGCCCGAGCAGGCGCGTGTACCCGCCGGTGTCTTCAACCGGCAGTTCGATCACTTCAGCCGTCGGCGCTTCCAGCGCCTGGGCGCGCCAATCGGCGACCCACCACGCCGATTGCAACCCGGCCACCAGCACCAGCAAGGCCGACGCGCAGTTGATCAACACCACCGGCCAGATCGACAGCGGCGCAAACAGGGCGACAAACAGCGCCAGCACCCAACCGCAAACAGCCAGGGCCGTCAGGCTGATGCCGGCCTGGCGTAA
The sequence above is a segment of the Pseudomonas sp. R76 genome. Coding sequences within it:
- the cls gene encoding cardiolipin synthase codes for the protein MDFFGPHLLAYFIATLHFLGTLAAIHAVLTVRTAQGSIAWALSLMFMPYLTLIPYLIFGRSTFDAYIQARRQANQEMHTAITELNWRPWVEEALAARNSSAYASLRAMPKLGRMPCLANNQVRLLINGDATFSAIFEAIRNAKTAVLFQFFIIHDDELGRQLHALLKEKAAEGVDIHVLYDRIGSHALPHRYVQSLRDAGVKVKAFATRSGWLNRFQVNFRNHRKIVVVDGITGFVGGHNVGDEYLGKKPPLAPWRDTHVQVTGPVVACLQESFAEDWFWAARELPPLILPDAYPEDGVLCQLLASGPADPYETCSLFFVEAIHAATERVWITSPYFVPDEAVFSALRLAVLRGVDVRLLLPSRPDHRIVYAASSLYAIEAVRAGVRVFRYKPGFLHQKVVLVDSEISAIGSANMDNRSFRLNFEVMLLTVDEAFASEVEQMLLDDFALAHEVSQEESRETRRLQQLGMRVARLISPIL
- the cfaB gene encoding C17 cyclopropane fatty acid synthase CfaB; amino-acid sequence: MLAQLPPALQNLKLPLRLRLWDGHEFNLGPEPSVTIVVKDPTVVSSLTHPTLDSLDEAFVEGKLELEGSITEVIRVCDELSHALIDDDEGSRPVRSIHDKATDAAAISYHYDLSNEFYQLWLDQDMAYSCGYFETGSESIDQAQQDKFRHLCRKLRLQPGEYLLDVGCGWGGLARFAAREFGVKVFGITLSKEQLALARERVKAEGLEGQVDLQLLDYRDLPQDGRFDKVVSVGMFEHVGHANLAQYCKTLFGAVREGGLVMNHGITAKHTDGRPVGRGAGDFIERYVFPNGELPHLAMMTAEISEVGLEVVDVENLRLHYARTLDHWSERLEDNLEAAAKMVPEQALRIWRLYLAGCAYAFARGWINLHQILAVKPHADGSHELPWTREDIYR
- a CDS encoding HvfC/BufC N-terminal domain-containing protein, with product MRLIDWQLAFEQHLLSESSVANSGFAATLLGGPTLDVDTGLAIYHNAYVSRLQEVLRHDFSAIWYWLGDDEFALLTDAYVRRYPSAHYSLRWLGERFPAFLVEHLVAEQSAPLAELARLEWAFTLAFDAPQGEPLSLNDMAQLAPEDWPGLQVSLAPSVQQVLCHFNSVAIWRASKDESDFPHSHALELAQICLVWRHQNVCHYRSLEPDEACALAGMVTTGWNFSELCAELAVTTGEGAPLQAVTWLKQWIQDGLLEFRAP
- the bufB gene encoding MNIO family bufferin maturase, which produces MSASLPSLGYGLGLRSEYYQQILEQSPAVDWFEVISENYLVQGGKALYYLDAIAERYPLVMHGVSLSIGGPHALDTDYLKHIKQLAERIQPAWISDHLCWSRGNAHQLHDLLPLPYTEESLYHVAGRVRQVQDVLQRPLVLENVSSYVRSKADEFTEWEFLNALAHLTGCQLLLDVNNVYVSSRNHGFDAWTFIRNLPPESIRQLHLAGHMDYGDYVVDTHDHPVCDPVWALYQQTLELLGPVSTLLERDDHFPPFEELLTELSKARELGASALARRALCA
- the bufA2 gene encoding BufA2 family periplasmic bufferin-type metallophore encodes the protein MNIKSAAAGAALAMAAATMFAGVVTQAQAADTAVHCYGINACKGQNDCKTKDHACKGQGSCKGQGFLAKPSADACMKAGGTVGE
- a CDS encoding cation-translocating P-type ATPase; its protein translation is MSAPMLTSAEQRSAARQLTLAMLALGLLVLGLVWRWLAPDQNGVSQLLLGVASLLVAVPVMRSAWYSLRYPSLHGITDQLIALAMIGAWATGDLMTAALLPIIMIFGHVLEERSVIGSQEAIHALGKLTRSHARLVQADGSIVEVDNGTLNTGDIVEVRAGDRVPADGVVLSGQASLDTAPITGESVPLEASVGVQVFGGAINLDGLLRLEVTRTGHESTLGKVIALMQNAERSKPPITRLLERYAGSYMVLVLLLAAVTWFVTNDAQAMLAVLVAACPCALVLSAPATAIAGIAVAARHGILIRSSAFLEELADLTSLVVDKTGTLTFGTLRLQSIETTAPDRQVLLNLAASLGSASSHPVSRALAGLATQEQMLVLTDIRERQGLGVVARTEQGEAALGRPELFEQLGIVTTEVPNHDGPIAGLALNGQFLAWLLLADSVKPEARQALQELRDLGLGRQLLLTGDRQSVADSLALDVGISDVEAQALPEDKLNRVLGEIGSGFRPMVVGDGINDSLALKAGVVGVAMGAGGADIALASADVVLIGSDLRRLGTCVRLSRQCRRTLQVNVIIGLGWTLAIVVFAAFGWLGAAGAMIAAVLHNLSTLLVLGNAGRLLRFQEPLLKLEE
- the hflK gene encoding protease modulator HflK produces the protein MTMRDSPDSPWIQAGRLTFLALYAVTVLAALAWAFSNVRQIDPQNRAVVLHFGALDRIQNAGLLLAWPQPFEQVVLLPAADRVIERRVENLLRSDTAIQADRVASFATPLSDALAGSGYLLTGDAGVVQLDVRVFYKVTEPYAYVLQGEHVLPALDRLVTRSAVALTAARDLDTILVARPELIGSDNGAAERRERLRGDLVQGINKRLTELASTGLGLGIEVTRVDVQSSLPGPAVNAFNAVLTASQQADKAVANARTDAEKLTQTANQEADRLVQVAHAQASERLANAQAQTATVASLAQVKDPGLLLRLYRERMPKILGQAGSVTTVDPKDDSRLIIQGAEQ
- the hflC gene encoding protease modulator HflC translates to MLSAHSHDHGHHHPHGHHHHHHGDEQAAGPFPWRRMAWAVLLVLFAVAAASLVQVRSGEATVITRFGNPSRVLLEPGLGWRWPAPFEAAIPVDLRLRTTSSGLQDVGTRDGLRIIVQAYVAWQVQGDADNVQRFMRAVQNQPDEAARQIRTFVGSALETTAASFDLSSLINTDASQVRIADFEAQLRQQIDQQLLTTYGVRVAQVGVERLTLPSVTLTATVDRMRAERETIATERTAVGKREAAQIRSAAERDARIVQADATVKAADIEAQSRVEAAQIYGRAYAGNPQLYNLLRSLDTLGTVVTPGTKIILRTDAAPFRALVDGPKDVQP
- the hflK gene encoding protease modulator HflK, which codes for MQVDLEADGASVESLPRFQQGLFHARRLRQAGISLTALAVCGWVLALFVALFAPLSIWPVVLINCASALLVLVAGLQSAWWVADWRAQALEAPTAEVIELPVEDTGGYTRLLGRFGSGLLAQVGAPVLWLSGWSLLALVSIIEFWNLALPAAPVGQSASIGAALGLALAFGLLVFERRLAQETAAQWPEAAQLAQLSRVAIACLVVSAICLLFAGGESVWPLRLAVLIGLLPGLVAVEFLLRALLSLFSPRQPRLEPRLMAQSFMAGLLRWPPQPLLALQHELHNRFGIDLRQIWAFTYMRRAFLPVLLVVLAVGWALTGVHEVPLQGRGIYERFGKPVEVFGPGLHAGLPWPLGRVINVENGVVHELATSVSEAAAPELASAEGPAPTIANRLWDASHVNDKAQVIASSSGDKQSFQIVNMDVRFVYRIGLTDKAALAATYNSADVPTLIRSTASRILVHDFASRTLDELLGEQRTQLADEIGRSVQADLQKLDSGVEILATVVEAIHPPAGAANAYHAVQAAQIGAQALISRERGAASEQTNLALLQASTARDQALATAREVQAGAQAADLRFSAEQKAYAAAGQAFVLEQYLGQLSQGLAHAKLLILDHRLGADGAPTIDLRSFTLPADPMAPRKAVQ